The following are encoded in a window of Megalopta genalis isolate 19385.01 chromosome 6, iyMegGena1_principal, whole genome shotgun sequence genomic DNA:
- the LOC117228147 gene encoding intraflagellar transport protein 74 homolog: protein MQRPSTGVSVLQNKFDRSRRATRHELGDYYVTSGSTRPSTPGQNVLARPPTSSFLFNQMQANSSRVATSSGSSMYSNSTVPMLGQTNINIMERPITQHGVAGVRPGTGRGLSMMRQIQDKRYYSGILQLKIRELNQEIITLMKDIEDQNKESATYLHYDKRAKDLATELITLQGQLADYNIVVDKMTSDIGKDTVEQETDELAAKNEENLTRIENMFEERKELEQQLIKLEKQLENEKKRRDRLVESMSSNVKEKYTELLEEKASLQEKINKMQQELDALSKEQVFLEEEIALSPLKQEAVKLQLQIIEIEEKRGKLREEEKRRISPEEEKEKLLQKIKQDNMDIAAAEAQLAERKKAIEEAEHELEQLEADIEDNQSEKHIKYKELRKKEEAMEQFMSTFEQHKQDETKKLYKLEEKVVDYLKNISSILNTDIDIVDGNEMAILHDIISSNDDEYIDNDESYEGLTKENLKLQQILGKVDLLEQRLQAEFSDLSEKINKKENKLTILEDINNLKSKLSTKQEQLIEECEQLKKQRSENIQERKSLQSEYDEIKLRLGNNEIYIQIDLLENTIEKLIEEHERIKDFICKQRERYNYGPIKEDTFNLMTNYNTMLKENLKPIY, encoded by the exons ATGCAAAGACCGTCGACAGGTGTATCTGTATTGCAAAATAAGTTTGATAGATCTCGTAGGGCAACCAGACATGAATTAGGGGACTATTATGTTACTTCTGGAAGTACGCGACCGTCTACACCTGGACAAAATGTCCTGGCAAGACCACCGACTTCTTCTTTTTTATTCAATCAAATGCAAGCTAACAGTTCCCGAGTAGCTACAAGTTCTGGTAGTTCGATGTATTCGAACAGTACAGTTCCTATGCTTGGTCAAACAAATATCAATATCATGGAAAGACCGATAACTCAACATGGAGTAGCTGGTGTCAGACCGGGCACAGGTAGAGGATTGTCCATGATGAG GCAAATTCAAGACAAAAGGTATTACAGTGGTATTTTGCAACTGAAAATAAGGGAATTGAATCAAGAAATTATTACTCTTATGAAAGATATCGAAGATCAGAATAAAGAGAGCGCCACTTATCTGCATTACGATAAAAGAgccaaagatttagctacagaatTGATAACTTTGCAGGGACAACTGGCAGACTATAACATTGTAGTGGATAAAATGACATCGGACATTGGGAAAGATACGGTAGAACAAGAAACGGATGAACTCGCAGcaaagaacgaagaaaattTAACAAGAATTGAAAATATGTTTGAGGAAAGAAAGGAGTTAGAACAACAGTTAATTAAGTTAGAGAAACAATTGGAAAATGAAAAGAAACGAAGAGACAGGCTTGTTGAGAGTATGAGCTCGAACGTGAAAGAAAAATATACCGAATTGCTGGAAGAGAAAGCAAGCTtgcaagagaaaataaataaaatgcaacAAGAACTGGATGCATTATCTAAAGAACAAGTTTTTCTGGAGGAAGAAATAGCTTTGTCACCTTTGAAACAAGAAGCTGTAAAGTTGCAGCTTCAAATTATAGAGATAGAAGAGAAAAGAGGAAAATTAAGGGAAGAAGAGAAACGTAGAATATCTCCGGAAGAGGAAAAAGAAAAGTTACTGCAGAAAATTAAGCAAGACAATATGGATATCGCGGCTGCCGAAGCCCAGTTAGCCGAAAGAAAGAAAGCAATTGAAGAAGCGGAACACGAACTTGAACAATTGGAAGCCGATATAGAGGATAACCAATCTGAGAAACATATAAAATACAAGGAACTTCGTAAAAAAGAAGAAGCCATGGAACAATTTATGTCTACTTTCGAACAACACAAACAAGACGAAACcaagaaattatataaattggAAGAGAAAGTGGTTGAttatttgaaaaacatttcGAGCATATTAAACACTGATATAGATATTGTAGACGGCAATGAAATGGCTATTTTGCACGATATAATCTCCAGCAATGATGATGAATACATCGACAATGATGAAAGTTATGAAGGATTAACGAAAGAAAATCTAAAGTTGCAGCAAATTTTGGGTAAAGTAGACTTGTTGGAACAGAGACTTCAAGCAGAGTTTTCAGATCTCAGtgaaaaaataaataagaaggaaaacaaactaacaattttggaagatataaataatttaaaatcaaAATTATCGACGAAGCAAGAACAATTAATAGAGGAATGCGAACAACTGAAAAAACAACGATCGGAAAATATACAAGAACGTAAATCGCTTCAGTCCGAATACGATGAGATTAAACTCCGATTaggaaataatgaaatatacaTTCAGATTGACTTATTAGAAAATACCATAGAAAAGTTAATAGAAGAACATGAAAGAATTAAAGACTTCATTTGCAAGCAAAGAGAACGGTACAATTATGGCCCAATAAAGGAAGATACTTTTAATTTAATGACTAATTATAACACTATGTTGAAAGAGAATCTAAAacctatttattaa